In one Desulfomicrobium escambiense DSM 10707 genomic region, the following are encoded:
- the cobT gene encoding nicotinate-nucleotide--dimethylbenzimidazole phosphoribosyltransferase, producing the protein MSMLQSTLDRISPLDPTYFEQAQTHLDSQTKPKGSLGTLERIACRLVALADGEAPHVDPARVYTCAGDHGVAAQGVSLFPQDVTRQMVENFVHNGAAINVLTRTAGVDLKVVDAGCLGEPFPEHPALVQCKVAPGTRDFTTGPAMTRQECLTALENGVRLARTAREDGVKTLCTGEMGIANTTPATALFCAYLGLEPEAITGPGTGLNAEGIRHKIRVIERALALHAPVVATGDPIDILACLGGFEIATLAGMILGGASLGMAIVIDGFISSSAFAAARAIHPAVAEYAFFAHASAEPGFAAVMDGLGASPLLNLGMRLGEGTGAAMAVFILRCAANIYNEMATFSSAGVDSGH; encoded by the coding sequence ATGTCCATGCTGCAATCCACCCTCGACCGCATCAGTCCTCTCGACCCGACATATTTCGAACAGGCCCAGACCCATCTCGACTCGCAGACCAAACCCAAGGGCAGCCTCGGCACCCTGGAACGCATCGCCTGCCGCCTGGTGGCCCTGGCCGATGGCGAAGCTCCGCACGTGGACCCCGCCCGCGTCTACACCTGCGCCGGCGACCACGGCGTAGCGGCGCAAGGCGTGAGCCTCTTTCCGCAGGACGTGACACGACAGATGGTCGAAAACTTCGTGCACAATGGCGCGGCCATCAATGTCCTGACCCGAACTGCCGGCGTGGATCTCAAGGTCGTGGACGCCGGTTGCCTGGGCGAGCCCTTCCCCGAGCACCCGGCCCTGGTGCAGTGCAAGGTCGCCCCCGGCACCCGCGACTTCACGACCGGCCCGGCCATGACGCGCCAGGAGTGCCTGACCGCCCTGGAAAACGGGGTGCGCCTGGCCCGCACCGCGCGGGAAGACGGGGTGAAAACCCTGTGCACGGGCGAGATGGGCATCGCCAACACCACGCCGGCCACGGCTCTGTTCTGCGCCTACCTGGGCCTGGAACCCGAAGCCATCACCGGACCGGGAACGGGCCTGAACGCCGAAGGCATCCGCCACAAGATCCGCGTCATCGAGCGAGCCCTGGCCCTGCACGCGCCGGTCGTGGCCACGGGCGACCCCATCGACATCCTGGCCTGCCTGGGCGGCTTCGAGATCGCCACCCTGGCCGGAATGATCCTGGGCGGGGCGAGCCTGGGCATGGCGATCGTCATCGACGGCTTCATCTCCTCCAGCGCCTTCGCCGCTGCCAGGGCCATCCACCCCGCCGTGGCCGAATACGCCTTCTTCGCCCACGCTTCGGCCGAACCGGGCTTCGCCGCGGTCATGGACGGCCTCGGAGCCTCCCCGCTGCTCAACCTGGGCATGCGTCTGGGCGAAGGCACGGGCGCGGCCATGGCCGTCTTCATCCTGCGCTGCGCGGCCAACATCTACAACGAAATGGCCACGTTCTCCTCGGCCGGGGTAGACTCCGGACATTGA
- the hemC gene encoding hydroxymethylbilane synthase, producing the protein MKNIRIATRGSKLALWQAHHISGLLKAQYPGIDVELNIIKTKGDKILDVPLAKIGGKGLFVKEIEEALLAGEADIAVHSMKDVPAELPEGLKLGIIPEREAPTDCFLSATYPDVASLPAGARVGTSSLRRQTQLMGLRRDLCIVSLRGNLDTRVGKLMAGEFDAIIVAMAGLNRLGLGAPHMQELAPPSFFPAVAQGALGIEFRTDRPELDELLAFLDHASTRACVEAERSFLFGLDGGCQVPIAGFATLSGSTLTMTGLVADLCGERVIRQEASGPAAEAVALGAGVARAVLERGGQEILDAVYRSGAAV; encoded by the coding sequence ATGAAGAATATTCGCATCGCCACCCGCGGGAGCAAGCTCGCCCTGTGGCAGGCGCACCACATTTCGGGCCTCCTCAAGGCCCAGTACCCCGGCATCGACGTCGAGCTGAACATCATCAAGACCAAGGGCGACAAGATTCTCGACGTCCCCCTGGCCAAGATCGGCGGCAAGGGGTTGTTCGTGAAGGAGATCGAGGAGGCGCTCTTGGCCGGTGAGGCCGACATCGCCGTGCACTCCATGAAGGACGTGCCCGCCGAACTGCCCGAGGGCCTCAAGCTCGGCATCATCCCCGAGCGCGAGGCGCCCACGGACTGTTTCCTGAGCGCGACCTACCCCGACGTCGCCTCCCTGCCGGCCGGCGCCCGCGTCGGGACCAGCAGCCTGCGCCGCCAGACCCAGCTCATGGGCCTGCGCCGGGACCTGTGCATCGTCTCCCTGCGTGGCAACCTGGACACCCGCGTGGGCAAGCTCATGGCCGGCGAGTTCGACGCCATCATCGTGGCCATGGCTGGACTCAACCGACTGGGCCTTGGCGCGCCGCACATGCAGGAACTGGCCCCGCCGTCCTTTTTTCCGGCCGTGGCCCAGGGGGCGCTCGGCATCGAATTCCGCACCGACCGGCCCGAGCTGGACGAGCTGTTGGCCTTCCTCGACCACGCGTCTACCAGGGCCTGCGTCGAGGCCGAGCGGTCCTTCCTTTTCGGTCTGGACGGCGGCTGCCAGGTGCCCATCGCCGGCTTCGCCACCCTGTCCGGGTCGACCCTGACCATGACGGGCCTGGTGGCCGACCTGTGCGGCGAGCGGGTCATCCGTCAGGAAGCCTCGGGACCGGCCGCCGAGGCCGTGGCCCTGGGCGCCGGAGTGGCCCGGGCTGTCCTGGAGCGCGGCGGGCAGGAGATTCTGGACGCGGTGTACAGGAGCGGCGCGGCCGTCTGA
- a CDS encoding FmdB family zinc ribbon protein — protein sequence MPIFEYVCNTCHKEFEEIVLGGEQPVCPACGSGDTAKLMSRGVFRTGGPIVAGSPSASAITTRGKSGCGSCSGGNCSSCG from the coding sequence ATGCCCATCTTCGAATACGTCTGCAACACCTGCCACAAGGAGTTCGAGGAAATCGTCCTCGGCGGCGAACAGCCCGTGTGCCCGGCGTGCGGCTCCGGCGACACCGCCAAACTCATGTCCCGGGGCGTCTTCCGCACCGGAGGGCCCATCGTCGCCGGCTCGCCCAGCGCGAGCGCCATCACCACCAGGGGCAAGAGCGGCTGCGGTTCCTGCAGCGGCGGCAACTGCTCCAGTTGCGGTTAA
- a CDS encoding D-sedoheptulose 7-phosphate isomerase, giving the protein MTDKVLRIITTHAEDGAALRTAYFAAHAPQVAAAARAMALCLTGGGKILFCGNGGSAADAQHFAAELVNRFMMERPPLPAIALTTDTSALTAIGNDYSFDQIFSKQVRALGRPGDVLVGISTSGRSANVNEALRLGMENGLVTVGLGGGDGGDMARHCHHALIVPDTRTPLIQETHAAIGHLLCGLIDYYLFEAVAELEPFLGSEQP; this is encoded by the coding sequence ATGACCGACAAGGTGCTGCGGATCATCACGACCCACGCGGAGGATGGAGCCGCGCTGCGCACGGCGTATTTCGCCGCCCACGCCCCCCAGGTCGCCGCCGCGGCCCGGGCCATGGCCCTGTGTCTCACGGGCGGGGGCAAGATCCTTTTCTGCGGCAACGGGGGCAGCGCGGCCGACGCCCAGCATTTCGCGGCCGAGCTGGTCAACCGCTTCATGATGGAGCGTCCGCCGCTGCCGGCCATCGCCCTGACCACGGACACCTCGGCCCTGACGGCCATCGGCAACGACTATTCGTTCGACCAGATCTTCAGCAAGCAGGTCCGCGCGCTGGGGAGGCCGGGCGACGTGCTGGTCGGCATCTCCACGTCGGGCAGAAGCGCCAACGTCAACGAGGCGCTGCGGCTGGGCATGGAGAACGGCCTGGTGACCGTGGGGCTGGGCGGGGGAGACGGCGGGGACATGGCGCGGCACTGCCACCACGCCCTCATCGTCCCGGACACCAGGACGCCCCTCATCCAGGAGACCCACGCGGCCATCGGCCATCTGCTCTGCGGCCTGATCGACTACTATCTTTTCGAAGCGGTTGCCGAACTCGAACCGTTCCTGGGTTCGGAACAACCGTAA
- a CDS encoding ABC transporter substrate-binding protein translates to MKKFARVFLTLVCVLLFTAAAGAETIKLGFNIPMTGDIPKVGEMAKQSAEMLKEQVNAKGGLDVGGKKYQLEFVYVDNETKPESAVNAALKLIEGEKVLAMVGPMGSGRAVPAGEVANNLKTVMLAPWSTNPKTTMDRPYVFRACFLDDFQGPVAAKFATNQLKAKTAAVLFDVAQDYSKGLSEFFKKSFEELHGAGSVVAYETFTTKDVDFSAQLTKIIKTKPDVLFTPQYYNEVPLIVRQARELGFKGPILGSDSWGSAELMGLCGDDCKGQYFVTHYAAAGAKGATKEFIDNFNAKYGQIPDDVGALTWDATNMALAAIQKMGALSGDLAKDRDGLRAALASMTGFEGITGTMSYDGKSGDPSKCAVIVKIDDAGEFTFHETVCP, encoded by the coding sequence GTGAAGAAATTTGCTCGTGTTTTCCTGACCCTGGTATGCGTGCTGCTCTTTACTGCGGCCGCGGGGGCCGAGACCATCAAGCTTGGCTTCAACATCCCGATGACCGGCGACATTCCCAAAGTGGGTGAGATGGCAAAGCAGTCCGCCGAAATGCTCAAGGAGCAGGTCAACGCCAAGGGTGGCCTGGACGTCGGCGGCAAGAAGTACCAGCTCGAATTCGTCTACGTGGACAACGAGACCAAGCCCGAGTCCGCCGTCAACGCGGCCCTCAAGCTGATCGAAGGCGAAAAGGTCCTGGCCATGGTCGGCCCCATGGGCTCCGGCCGCGCCGTCCCCGCGGGCGAAGTGGCCAACAACCTCAAGACCGTCATGCTCGCCCCCTGGTCCACCAACCCCAAGACCACCATGGACCGCCCCTACGTCTTCCGCGCCTGCTTCCTGGATGACTTCCAGGGCCCCGTGGCCGCCAAGTTCGCCACCAACCAGCTGAAGGCCAAGACCGCCGCCGTCCTCTTCGACGTGGCCCAGGACTACTCCAAGGGCCTGTCCGAATTCTTCAAGAAGAGCTTCGAGGAACTGCACGGCGCCGGCTCGGTCGTGGCCTACGAAACCTTCACCACCAAGGACGTGGATTTCTCGGCCCAGCTGACCAAGATCATCAAAACCAAGCCCGACGTCCTCTTCACCCCCCAGTACTACAACGAAGTGCCGCTCATCGTGCGCCAGGCCCGTGAACTGGGCTTCAAGGGCCCGATCCTCGGCTCCGACTCCTGGGGCTCCGCCGAGCTCATGGGCCTGTGCGGCGACGACTGCAAGGGCCAGTACTTCGTGACCCACTACGCCGCCGCCGGCGCCAAGGGCGCGACCAAGGAATTCATCGACAACTTCAACGCCAAGTACGGCCAGATCCCGGATGACGTCGGCGCCCTGACCTGGGACGCCACCAACATGGCCCTGGCCGCCATCCAGAAGATGGGCGCCCTGTCTGGCGACCTCGCCAAGGACCGCGACGGCCTGCGCGCCGCCCTGGCCTCCATGACCGGCTTCGAAGGCATCACCGGCACCATGAGCTACGACGGCAAGAGCGGCGATCCCTCCAAGTGCGCCGTCATCGTCAAGATCGACGACGCCGGCGAGTTCACGTTCCACGAGACCGTCTGCCCGTAA